The following DNA comes from Legionella sp. PATHC032.
GAATAAACAATAATTTAACTTCGTTGCATGCTTATAATGAAGCGAACAAAAGTAAGGAGATAATTGATCAACTGCTCCATGGAAAATCAATCGCACTAATCAGTGACGCAGGAACGCCCTTGATTAGCGATCCTGGATTTCCTTTGGTGAAACAGGCCCATGAACACCATATCCCTGTTGTACCTATTCCTGGCGCATGTGCTTTAATTGCCGCGTTAAGTGCTGCAGGGGTACCCTGCGATTCTTTTGCCTTTTTAGGTTTTCTTCCGGCCAAACAAAGTGCCAGAAAACATGCGCTGGAATCATCGCAGTCAGTGCCTTATACCTTAGTATTCTATGAATCAACTCATAGAATCATAGACAGCCTTGACGATATTGCAGAGATCTATGGCCAAGATTATGAACTTGTTTTAGCAAAAGAAATAACCAAAACCTTTGAACGATTTGTATCTGGAAAAATAAAAGAAATTAAAGACTGGCTACTCAGTGAACCCGGCAATACCAAAGGTGAGTTTGTTTTGATTTTTCCACCTCGCTCAACAAATAAAGACCTCCATTCGCATGAAGAATTGCTCAAGATATTGCTGGAAGAGTTGCCTTTAAAGCAGGCTGTAGCTATAGCATGCAAATTGACTAATGCCAATAAAAATCAGCTCTATGAAGAAGCATTGAAATTAAAAGAGAGCTAAAAAACAATATTGAGCATTCATTCCTATAACATTGTCCCTAAATGACCTTTTTTTGTCCTCCAAGACCAAGCAAGGACATCGTCTTTTAAACTATATTGTTTCTATATTAGGCTATTTTTGGAATTATAAAATGGATGATTTAAAGAAATACAGCTTTTTACTGGTCTATTTACTTGTCCCATTACCCTTTGTTTCTTTATATTTAGGAGGCTGGTACAGTTTTCTACCCTTTTTAATCGTTTTTGCTTTTATTCCATTAATCGATGCCTTTCTTCATGATTCGGTAAATCCAACAAAGGAGCAGGAACAAGAACTCCTTAAAGATAAATTCTTTAAATACATTACTTGTGCTTATGTGCCTGTACAAGTAGCCATCATTGCTTGTGGAATCTATATAGTGAGTACTCAAGATTTGGTTTGGAATGAATGGTTAGGATTTACCATGTCACTAGGACTTATCTCAGGTGGTGTAGGCATCAATTTTGCTCATGAAATGATGCATAAAAACAGTAAATTGCAACAACTAATGAGTAAAGTTTTATTAGTAACAGTTTGCTATGGCCATTTTTTTATTGAGCATGTCAAAGGCCATCATGTTAAAGTAGCAACGCCTGATGATCCTGCCACAGCTCGATTAGGTGAAAATTTATATCAATTTTTACCAAAAACGTTATTAGGTTCGTTTCAATCCGCCTTACTTTTAGAAGAAAAGCGTTTATCACATAAAAACTATCCCCTTTGGAGTTTACATAATAATTTTTGGTGGATACTTACTTTTCCATTAATCATTGGTGTAACCTGTTTCATTTTTGGCGGATTAATTGCTTTATCATTTTTCTTATTACAATCATTCATTGCCATCCTGACATTAGAAATTGTTAACTATATTGAACACTATGGGCTAGAAAGGAAAATGCTGAGTAATGGCCAATATGAAAAGGTAAATCCAAATCATTCCTGGAACGCTAATCATTGGCTTAGCAATCAACTACTAATTCACTTACAACGGCATTCGGATCATCATGCCCATGGCGCACGCCCTTATCAAATTTTACGCCATATGGAGAAAAGCCCTCAACTTCCTTCAGGGTATCTCGGAATGATCATCATTGCTTTAATTCCACCACTCTGGCATTACATCATGGACAAAAGAGTCATTGCCTATCGAATCCAGTTAAAAGAATTGGAACAAATTTAAAAGCAACATAAAGATTGCTCCTTTTTATGTTTTTGCAAAAAAGAATATTTTCATAATTTTTATTGCAAAATGGCTGTGGTATCAAAAATTTTTATCCGTTTATTTAGTACCGAGAGACGGTTTGCTAAAATTTTGGCCATACATACATGAAATTGAGCCAAGAGCAACGGTTTATTTTTAGAGAGATCTTGGATTGATTTCAAATCAATTTCATAAACAATGGTTTTTTCGTGGGTTATTAATGTTGCGGTACGTTTCTTATGAGTGTACATGGCAATTTCACCTAATACATTTCCTGAACCCACAACAAGTACGCGTTTATCACCAACAAATGCTGAAACCTTTCCCCGATGGATAAAGTAAACACTGGTAGACTCCTCTCCTTCATGACAAATGATATCATCAGGGTTATAAGGTTTTATAGAAGCCTTTTCACTAATCCATGCGACCAGTTCAGAGGAAAAACCCAAATAAAGTAACTGTTTCTCAAGTGTTACTTCTTCAATATTTATATTTTCTGTATATTTTTCTATAACTTGATCTTCACACCACTCTAAAGCTGATTCTTGATCAGTAAAGACTTTAAGCCAATTGGTTTTCGATTGTAATAAATTGGTTTTCATTAACTCATGATAAACAATGGGCTTTAATGAACAAATTGCAAAGGAAATATTATTCTTTTCCGCATGGAGCTTTAAGTTTTTCATTAAAATAATGCGGGATGAGTCGATATTGTAGACAAGCTCAAAGTCTAAAATGATATATCGAGCTTTCTGTATACTTTTTATTAGCTGAAGTAGCCTGTAAATAGAGCCAAAAAAAAGAAATCCTTGCAACTTCAAAAACTGAATTTCATCTCCCTGTGTCGATAAAATAGATTGAGATATAGGATTTCTCTCAAAAGAAGAATTATAATCTGCTCCGGAAAACAAATACTTAACCGGATTTATTTTGCTGTAACGAAAAGCGAAGATAAAAATTGAAATAACCGTTCCTATAGCAACCGCCGTAATCATATTAAAGACAATAGCAATAACCAATATCAGCAAAACGATTAAATATTCACTTAAATTTAATAAACGCCAGGTATTGATCAACCATTCAGATAGAAAACAGAAAGCGATATAAAACAAATAACACCCGATAGCCATTTTCGGAAAACATTCAACGACCACGGCGCCAAAGCACAAAATAAGCAACATGGGAACAAAAGCCATCACCCCGATAATACGAGCACCGCCATACTCTTTTGCAACAGTAGATGCTGACAAAGACAAATAACCAATCATCCCTCCAACCAATCCACTTAATACATTGCCCATACCCGCTGTACGAAGTTCCTTGTTCAAATCCAATTGCTTATTAACTATCAATTCATAACTACTCGCATTTAATAACAAGGCAATAAAACTTACCAGTATAACCAACCCTGCATAATTCAATAAGGTCATTGAGAATGGATAATGAATCATTTGCCATATTTCAGGTTTTAGAAGCGAATCAATATGGCTTTGATTGAAAGGTCCCAAAACATATCCTTCTGTTGGGTCTACCAAATATTCCAAATTAAAAATATAAAAAAGGGTATAGAATAAAATAACAAGAAAAATAAACATCAATTGCAGCGCGTATCGATAACCTAGCTTTTCTTTGAAAATATAAACGACTATTCCCGCAATAAAACCTGGCGCCCACAATAATATTTCTTCTTTATGAAAAAAAATGAGCCAATTTTGATGTAGTGCTTTACCAGTTAATAATGCAAATGTTCCTGATAAAACCAACCAGCCTGTCGCAGCCATAAATCCACAAATTACAGGATAGGGCAGATAACGGATAATATTCCCAAACTTGAATTTTCCAACGAAATAAAATGACAACCCAGTTAAACAGGTTGTGACCCCAAGAAGAAACAGAATCGTAATAAAGATGGTTTCGTTTGTAGAGCCTGATGGCATCGATTTAATGATCACTAATGCCATGGCTGAATACAAAATTGCTGCTTCATCTTGCAACTGAGCGATGGCATAAGGAGGGGAAGACATAAACAAATAATTTGCGCTTATAATAATTACTGAAATAGCCAATATATTAATGACCAGCGGAATATAAATTTCTAATGCACCTTGGTAAATAAGTGAGGAAAACGCAACGATACTAATCATATTGTCAATACTTATGACCAATCCTGCCAAAATAGCCAAAATCAATTGACTTCGAGTCATCCTATCTCTCACTAATTCATTTCAAGACTAAAGGATTATTTTACTAAACAATACAAAAATCCAGTTTTTCACATTTCTAATGGAATTAAAATAGCGGCCTCTATTGATTAATGATTCCGCATAATTTTCTCCTACCATAGTGTTGCTTCATTGGCTATTGTTCATGAAATTAGGGATATAATAATTATTCAAATAACCAGATAAGCCAGGCATACTCTTGTTTGCAATAAATTTGGGCTAATCTGATTAACTAACCTGAACAATAGCTACACAAAATTTTCTCTCTATTTAATAATTCCTTAATAAAAATAAATTAAAATTTACCAGTCAATTAATTATTCACTTAAGAAGCGCATCGTGTCTGATGTAAGTGAATGGAGGACTGGTAAACTTAGTCAATCTTAAATCAAAATAGCTGGATATTATTGAGATAAGTATTTTAAGTTAATCAGGCTTCTTTCCATCAAAATAACACGCAATAACATATTGCCAAAACAACTATAATTAAAGTCCATTCTTAAGTATTTCTCAATCATTTAGTTCAAATTAATGTCCTGCTAATCATCTTTTTTTACAAATGAATTAAATTATCTTGAGGTATTGAAATGACTCTAGAATGTTATTCTATTGATGGTGATGAGTGTGTTTTAAGAAAAGAATACGATGACGCTCCTGACTCTGAAAAATTTTCAGGTAAAGCAGTCATTTATACAAATTTACCATTAATAAAAAAAATCCAGCATGAAATTGCAAAAAATAAATTGCACCCAATCATCGTTTTTAACGGCTCCAGTCGACAATCCATGTTTATGGAACAACTTAACGCTCTTCGAGAAAAAAAAACTATTTAGAGGATCTTTTTGTTTAGCATTACAAAGACTATGCGATTATCTCAAGGTTGAATTGGATAAAACGCTCTTACCCGATATCACTGGAGATCTTGAGTATGGAACGACCTTTAATCGAATTATGGATGAAGTGTTAAATATTGAATGGTTAGACAATAAAAAACTACAACATAAACATGTTCCTTACCCCGATTATAATGAAAATTGGCATGCAAAATTAGATCCCTTTAAAAGAATTCTCCTTTTTGCACAAATACAAAAAATCAGAAATGATTATCCTGATGAAGATATAGTTTTTAATTTTATTGATGACAAAGATGACATTTTGTCCACTTTAAAAAAGTATTTTATAAATTATTCTTATATGATTCCTCATGGAGTTACTTTACGCTTAAACCATTATGACGGCAGTAATGTCAGTTCATACGCTAGCATAAAGGGAACCGGACGTCCGTACAAGAATTACCGGCAAATAGTCAAAGACATGCATGAGTATGTGTATAATCTTGATGCGTTTGCGGAAACAATAAGCCAGAATGACAAATTTTCAGAAATACCTGCCGTGCGCCAAATATTAGAACATGAGTTCTTTGTTTCAGATCCTGATGATGTCGTTAGCTGTCTTGACAAAAGGAAAATTCCTTTTGTAATTCGCAAAAGTAAATCCCAAATTTCTGGTTACATTATGTTTACAGCCGTTTACAAAACCTCGCAAGGAATCTTTGCAAATCGATATGGTATTAATACGGAAGGCGAACTTTATAAATTTTTTGATTCACAAATTGAAAAAATAGACATTGATTCTGAAGGTATAATTGCAGCATTAGAAAGAGAAATAGTTATAACAAAAATGATTATTGAAAAAACGGAGAATCTCAGCAAAATTCCATGGAAATCCCAAACTGAGAAAAAAAATAACAACCTTGATTATCAAGAAAATGGGGAAAAAGCAGCTGAAACAAGTCCCTCTGAATTATTTACTCCAATGACTAAAAAAACAAACTCCTCTCATTCTTCGGATACAAGAGAGAATAAACAAAAAAGCTTATGCTCTCAGTTGCGTTCCTGCAAATTCTTTGTCTCCAGGATTAACAATGCGGAAAGTGAATTGAATAAAAAACAATTACCTTTTCTAATACGTCCCAGCAGAGCCAGTAGCAATGAATATTACATGTTTACAACAGTCTGCAAAACTTTAAAGGGAATTTTTAATCATCGATATGGAATAGACAGAAAAGGTAATCTCTATAGTTTTGATAAAGACGGAAAACAAAAAGTAAATATTATGCCTAAAGGTATCATAGCGACCCTGAAAAAAGAGATTGTAGAACAAACACATAAAATTGAGAAAGCTAAGGATGTCGCTCAAATAACTTGGATGCCTGAAGAAGATAAATCACCAAATTCATCAACAAAAAGGAAAAATAAAAAACCAGAATGGCATTTAAAATTCTTTAATGAAAATGGAGATAGTACTCAGGTTAGCGAAATTACACCGACACCTTGTAAAAATATTTAAACTGAATATTACATCCACGTTCTCATTACCAAGTTCTTATAGCCAGTTTCAAGTTCTCGTAATAATCATCGATTAAGGACGTTCTATAAAGACGTCCTTGCTTTAAGATGATTAAGAGCCAACAAACTATATAAAAAGGTCTGGAATCCACTACCTCTTTCCCCTAAACTGTCTTTGGTTTTTTGACTTAAGGACTATTTATGAAAACTAAATCATGGATTGCAAGTTTGTTTTATTCCTCATTATGCTTCTCCTCTTCTTATGCAATTAATCTCAATCAAATCACAGTAGCTGATCCGGTAATGGGCAGTCGTACCATCACCTATGAACAAGTTGGAGAGTTTGCAGTA
Coding sequences within:
- a CDS encoding SulP family inorganic anion transporter, encoding MTRSQLILAILAGLVISIDNMISIVAFSSLIYQGALEIYIPLVINILAISVIIISANYLFMSSPPYAIAQLQDEAAILYSAMALVIIKSMPSGSTNETIFITILFLLGVTTCLTGLSFYFVGKFKFGNIIRYLPYPVICGFMAATGWLVLSGTFALLTGKALHQNWLIFFHKEEILLWAPGFIAGIVVYIFKEKLGYRYALQLMFIFLVILFYTLFYIFNLEYLVDPTEGYVLGPFNQSHIDSLLKPEIWQMIHYPFSMTLLNYAGLVILVSFIALLLNASSYELIVNKQLDLNKELRTAGMGNVLSGLVGGMIGYLSLSASTVAKEYGGARIIGVMAFVPMLLILCFGAVVVECFPKMAIGCYLFYIAFCFLSEWLINTWRLLNLSEYLIVLLILVIAIVFNMITAVAIGTVISIFIFAFRYSKINPVKYLFSGADYNSSFERNPISQSILSTQGDEIQFLKLQGFLFFGSIYRLLQLIKSIQKARYIILDFELVYNIDSSRIILMKNLKLHAEKNNISFAICSLKPIVYHELMKTNLLQSKTNWLKVFTDQESALEWCEDQVIEKYTENINIEEVTLEKQLLYLGFSSELVAWISEKASIKPYNPDDIICHEGEESTSVYFIHRGKVSAFVGDKRVLVVGSGNVLGEIAMYTHKKRTATLITHEKTIVYEIDLKSIQDLSKNKPLLLAQFHVCMAKILANRLSVLNKRIKIFDTTAILQ
- the rsmI gene encoding 16S rRNA (cytidine(1402)-2'-O)-methyltransferase, which translates into the protein MTNTLATDLGTLYVVATPIGNREDISFRALNTLKNVDLVLAEDTRHSKQLLTSLGINNNLTSLHAYNEANKSKEIIDQLLHGKSIALISDAGTPLISDPGFPLVKQAHEHHIPVVPIPGACALIAALSAAGVPCDSFAFLGFLPAKQSARKHALESSQSVPYTLVFYESTHRIIDSLDDIAEIYGQDYELVLAKEITKTFERFVSGKIKEIKDWLLSEPGNTKGEFVLIFPPRSTNKDLHSHEELLKILLEELPLKQAVAIACKLTNANKNQLYEEALKLKES
- a CDS encoding alkane 1-monooxygenase: MDDLKKYSFLLVYLLVPLPFVSLYLGGWYSFLPFLIVFAFIPLIDAFLHDSVNPTKEQEQELLKDKFFKYITCAYVPVQVAIIACGIYIVSTQDLVWNEWLGFTMSLGLISGGVGINFAHEMMHKNSKLQQLMSKVLLVTVCYGHFFIEHVKGHHVKVATPDDPATARLGENLYQFLPKTLLGSFQSALLLEEKRLSHKNYPLWSLHNNFWWILTFPLIIGVTCFIFGGLIALSFFLLQSFIAILTLEIVNYIEHYGLERKMLSNGQYEKVNPNHSWNANHWLSNQLLIHLQRHSDHHAHGARPYQILRHMEKSPQLPSGYLGMIIIALIPPLWHYIMDKRVIAYRIQLKELEQI